In the Vicingus serpentipes genome, AATAAAAAAAGGCTTTAAATTTTTTAAAGCCTTTTTTTATTTATAATAGATCTACGTTATCTAAGCAGATTAACATGTCCAATATAATCTCTTTGAACACCATCTATCCCTCTTAGTTTAATTTTCCAAACGTATGTATCTGTTTTACATATCTCACCTTTAAAATATCCATCCCAACCATCACTTATATCATGTCCTTCATAAATTACTTCTCCCCATCTATCAAAAACAAAGAAGTCATAATCATCTTCAGATACACCAACCATTGTTCCTGGCTTAAATATCTCATTTAAATTATCTCCTCCTGGTGTAAAAGTGTTTGGTATTACAAACATAAAGTCTGGTTTTACTTGAACAACTTTAACAATCGTATCTTCACAAAGTCCATTTGTCACAATTAAGGATACAGGATAAAAACCTGTATCTTGATAAGTATGAATTGGATTTTGATTAATTAAATCTGTCGTTAAATCTCCAAAATCCCAGTTCCAATTAATCACATCTATCGATGATAAATCTGAGAATTCATAAGTAGGATTAAGCGTTGTTACAACTTCAGGATCAGAAGCAAAATCTGCTGTTGGAACTTGATGAACAACAGCCTCATCTACAAATAAGAATGTTGATTTACATCCGTCTTCTGTTGTTACAGTCAACTGAACATCATAAGTCCCTGGATTAAAATAATTATGTGACACTGAATCGTTTGCCGATGTTAATGTACCTCCATCTCCAAAGTTCCAAGCAAATGTTGAGTTCCAAATGTCATTTTGAACCTCAAAACCATAAGCCCAATAATCTGGGATAGGACAACCAGGATCAGAACTTATTATACTTACAATTGCTGTATCATTAACTAATACTGTTATTCCTGCTGTTGCTGGCCTTGAACATCCATCTTCTACTGTTACAATATAATCTGTTTCTGTAACTGCATAAACATCAACACTTGATGATGAAGTTGGATTTACAACTCCTGCAGGTGTAATTGAAACTCCAGATAATGAATCATATTGCATCCATGTGTAAGCATATGTAGAACCTACATTTCCTCCTCCTGCTACTGCAGAAACATTAGCTGTATCGCCTAAACATATTTCATCACCAAATCCAGTAATTGTTAATGGTGCTCCAACATTTATTGTTTCACTTACTAATATTGCACATCCATTACCATCTTGAACTGCAACACTATAGGTTGTTGAAGTCAATACAGTATCCAATAATGGCCCAGGAGTTGTAACTCCAAATGGAGCTCCCCAAAGGATATCATAAGGAGGTGTTCCTCCCGCTCCTACTCCAAACAATTGAATTTCTTGCCCGTAACACGCATATCCTGGCATTGTAATATTTGCTGTTAGTGGCGTTGGCTCATTTACTATTATTCCACTTTCAACTACTACACACCCATTCACATCTGTAACTTCAACTGAATAAATTCCTTCAGATAAGTTTGTAGCCTCAGATAACACTTGACCCGTTGGTGTCCAAACATAAGAAAATGGAGCATTTCCAGTAACAAACACCTCTGCACTTCCTGTACTATTACCATTACAATCAACATCAACAACTGTCACTGAATCAATGATAGAACCTGGTATATCATCAACGGTAACTGTTGTATCAAGTGTACAACCATTATTATCTGTAACGACAACAGTATATGTATTCGCCAATAAAGAACCTGCTAAAGCCGTTTGTTGATTAAGTGGATCATTCCAATTAAAAGCATAAGGCCCTGTTCCTCCGGTAACAGATGTTACTTCTGCACTTCCGTTAAATTGACCACATGTAGATGGAGTTGTAACTTGAGTAATAACTAGTAGATCTGGTTCTGTTAAGGTATAATATGTACTATCAACACACCCTTTTGCATCTTCTACTATTAAATAATAATTACCCATACCTAATCCTGAAAGCGTTG is a window encoding:
- a CDS encoding PKD domain-containing protein — protein: TSQTSQTASGLVANSYSVVATDASGCVANGSILINEPNELIISLDTLQNVSCNGLSDGFVQVDVVGGSGAYSFEWTLGATIVSTDQNPTGLSAGLYSVIVTDTAGCTDQIVVEITEPNLLTADVATSDAKCFNQNSGFAYASNVSGGTLPYSYQWDDLGLQQTDTAFNLLAGTYNLTVTDSLGCTVDVLNNIIDHPNQIILTPSTTSSTCGFANGVASVSVAGGSGSFNYIWNDPATQGNAVATGLFAGAYQVIVTDGNGCQDSVVANVTDLGSPTVVIDSIQNVSCNGASDGMAYASVSGGIAPYQYLWTNGDTTINASNLGAQNYTITVTDSNGCIASADTIISENAGVVVVANLIQNVSCNGGNDGIVYANGNGGTGAATLSYSWNTIPAQLNDTASNLTIGTYVVTATDLNNCIATDTVVVTEPDLLVTTLDSLKNLTCYQSNDGYIDVTATGGTLPYTWTSNVAGGPTLSGLGMGNYYLIVEDAKGCVDSTYYTLTEPDLLVITQVTTPSTCGQFNGSAEVTSVTGGTGPYAFNWNDPLNQQTALAGSLLANTYTVVVTDNNGCTLDTTVTVDDIPGSIIDSVTVVDVDCNGNSTGSAEVFVTGNAPFSYVWTPTGQVLSEATNLSEGIYSVEVTDVNGCVVVESGIIVNEPTPLTANITMPGYACYGQEIQLFGVGAGGTPPYDILWGAPFGVTTPGPLLDTVLTSTTYSVAVQDGNGCAILVSETINVGAPLTITGFGDEICLGDTANVSAVAGGGNVGSTYAYTWMQYDSLSGVSITPAGVVNPTSSSSVDVYAVTETDYIVTVEDGCSRPATAGITVLVNDTAIVSIISSDPGCPIPDYWAYGFEVQNDIWNSTFAWNFGDGGTLTSANDSVSHNYFNPGTYDVQLTVTTEDGCKSTFLFVDEAVVHQVPTADFASDPEVVTTLNPTYEFSDLSSIDVINWNWDFGDLTTDLINQNPIHTYQDTGFYPVSLIVTNGLCEDTIVKVVQVKPDFMFVIPNTFTPGGDNLNEIFKPGTMVGVSEDDYDFFVFDRWGEVIYEGHDISDGWDGYFKGEICKTDTYVWKIKLRGIDGVQRDYIGHVNLLR